Proteins from a genomic interval of Phyllopteryx taeniolatus isolate TA_2022b chromosome 3, UOR_Ptae_1.2, whole genome shotgun sequence:
- the nipsnap1 gene encoding protein NipSnap homolog 1 isoform X2 yields the protein MATAGSVRSGGHVLLYSRRFSENGVRGWFRSARSSVQNVGARKDAHSNLLSKQETSNLYKIQFHNVKPECLEAYNNLEAEVQKRLHQDEDYPCEVVGSWNTWYGEQDQAVHLWRYSGGYPALTECLNKLNVNKEYLEFRRERAKMLISRRNQLLLEFSFWNEPLPRQGPNIYEMRSYSLKPGTMIEWGNHWARAIKYRQENNEAVGGFFSQIGDLYVVHHLWAYESLQSRDETRKSAWRKEGWDANVYYTVPLIRSMESRIMIPTSSSPLQ from the exons ATGGCGACCGCCGGCTCGGTTCGGTCCGGAGGACACGTGTTGTTGTACAG TCGGAGGTTTTCCGAGAACGGTGTTCGAGGCTGGTTCCGTTCTGCACGCTCTTCGGTGCAAAACGTGGGCGCCAGGAAAGATGCCCACTCCAACCTGCTGTCCAAGCAGGAGACCAGTAACCTGTACAAAATCCAAT TTCACAATgtgaaaccagagtgcctggaagCTTATAACAATCTGGA ggCGGAGGTGCAAAAAAGGCTCCATCAGGATGAGGATTATCCGTGTGAGGTCGTAGGAAGCTGGAACACCTGGTATGGAGAGCAGGACCAAGCAG TGCACCTGTGGCGCTACAGTGGGGGCTACCCCGCCCTGACCGAATGCCTCAACAAGCTCAACGTGAACAAG GAATATTTGGAATTCCgcagagagagagcaaaaaTGCTGATTTCCAGGCGGAATCAGCTCCTGTTGGAGTTCAGTTTCTGGAATGAACCTCTTCCCCGACAAGGACCAAACATCTATGAAATGAGGAGCTACTCCCTCAAG CCGGGGACCATGATCGAATGGGGCAACCACTG GGCAAGGGCCATCAAATACCGTCAGGAGAACAACGAGGCTGTGGGTGGCTTCTTCTCGCAGATCGGCGACTTGTACGTCGTCCATCACTTATGGG CCTATGAAAGTCTTCAGTCTCGAGATGAAACCAGGAAGTCTGCGTGGCGCAAGGAGGGATGGGATGCCAACGTGTACTACACGG TGCCTCTCATCAGGAGCATGGAGTCCAGGATAATGATTCCCACCTCCAGTTCTCCGTTACAGTGA
- the nipsnap1 gene encoding protein NipSnap homolog 1 isoform X1 translates to MLIAALHKIKKNSFFHVVLTSRRFSENGVRGWFRSARSSVQNVGARKDAHSNLLSKQETSNLYKIQFHNVKPECLEAYNNLEAEVQKRLHQDEDYPCEVVGSWNTWYGEQDQAVHLWRYSGGYPALTECLNKLNVNKEYLEFRRERAKMLISRRNQLLLEFSFWNEPLPRQGPNIYEMRSYSLKPGTMIEWGNHWARAIKYRQENNEAVGGFFSQIGDLYVVHHLWAYESLQSRDETRKSAWRKEGWDANVYYTVPLIRSMESRIMIPTSSSPLQ, encoded by the exons ATGTTAATCGCTGctttgcacaaaataaaaaaaaattctttcttCCATGTTGTTCTCACGAGTCGGAGGTTTTCCGAGAACGGTGTTCGAGGCTGGTTCCGTTCTGCACGCTCTTCGGTGCAAAACGTGGGCGCCAGGAAAGATGCCCACTCCAACCTGCTGTCCAAGCAGGAGACCAGTAACCTGTACAAAATCCAAT TTCACAATgtgaaaccagagtgcctggaagCTTATAACAATCTGGA ggCGGAGGTGCAAAAAAGGCTCCATCAGGATGAGGATTATCCGTGTGAGGTCGTAGGAAGCTGGAACACCTGGTATGGAGAGCAGGACCAAGCAG TGCACCTGTGGCGCTACAGTGGGGGCTACCCCGCCCTGACCGAATGCCTCAACAAGCTCAACGTGAACAAG GAATATTTGGAATTCCgcagagagagagcaaaaaTGCTGATTTCCAGGCGGAATCAGCTCCTGTTGGAGTTCAGTTTCTGGAATGAACCTCTTCCCCGACAAGGACCAAACATCTATGAAATGAGGAGCTACTCCCTCAAG CCGGGGACCATGATCGAATGGGGCAACCACTG GGCAAGGGCCATCAAATACCGTCAGGAGAACAACGAGGCTGTGGGTGGCTTCTTCTCGCAGATCGGCGACTTGTACGTCGTCCATCACTTATGGG CCTATGAAAGTCTTCAGTCTCGAGATGAAACCAGGAAGTCTGCGTGGCGCAAGGAGGGATGGGATGCCAACGTGTACTACACGG TGCCTCTCATCAGGAGCATGGAGTCCAGGATAATGATTCCCACCTCCAGTTCTCCGTTACAGTGA